In the genome of Bacillus sp. S3, one region contains:
- a CDS encoding methionine ABC transporter ATP-binding protein, translated as MISIKNVRKIFPSKQGELKAVDEVNLEIQEGEIFGVIGYSGAGKSTLIRMLNGLELPTDGSVTVAGRVISKIKGAQLRQARQEISMIFQHFNLLWSRTVSENIAFPLEIAGVKGDQRKKRVAELIKLVGLEGRENAYPSQLSGGQKQRVGIARALANNPKVLLCDEATSALDPQTTDSILELLVDINKRLGLTIVLITHEMHVIRKICHRVAVMESGRVVELGSVLDVFKNPQQPITKRFVQQVTEPEETKETIEHLIERYPRGQVVQLSFVGEAAEQPLITNIIRDYDVIVNILQGKISHTQNGSYGTLFIHLDGQAPEIEKAIDYIHSQQVGVEVISNG; from the coding sequence ATGATTTCAATAAAAAATGTCCGTAAGATTTTTCCTTCCAAGCAAGGTGAATTGAAGGCAGTTGATGAAGTCAACCTTGAAATTCAAGAAGGAGAAATTTTCGGAGTGATTGGTTATAGTGGGGCCGGGAAGAGTACCCTCATCCGCATGTTAAACGGGCTGGAGCTTCCAACCGATGGAAGCGTGACAGTTGCCGGCAGAGTGATTTCAAAGATTAAGGGTGCTCAACTTAGACAAGCCCGTCAGGAAATTAGCATGATTTTCCAGCATTTTAACTTATTATGGTCGAGAACAGTGAGCGAGAATATTGCTTTTCCACTTGAAATAGCCGGTGTCAAAGGCGATCAAAGAAAAAAACGAGTGGCTGAGCTGATCAAGCTGGTTGGCTTGGAAGGTAGAGAAAATGCCTATCCATCACAATTAAGCGGCGGCCAAAAGCAGCGGGTCGGGATTGCCAGAGCACTCGCCAATAATCCCAAAGTATTGCTTTGTGATGAGGCCACTTCGGCTCTCGATCCGCAAACAACCGATTCCATTTTGGAATTGTTAGTGGATATTAATAAGCGCCTTGGGTTAACCATTGTTTTGATTACCCATGAAATGCATGTCATTCGAAAAATCTGTCATCGTGTTGCGGTAATGGAAAGCGGCAGGGTTGTTGAGCTTGGATCAGTGCTTGATGTGTTTAAAAACCCGCAGCAGCCGATTACGAAACGATTTGTCCAGCAAGTGACGGAACCTGAAGAAACGAAAGAAACAATCGAACATCTAATCGAACGTTATCCGAGAGGACAAGTGGTTCAGCTCTCATTTGTCGGTGAAGCAGCAGAACAGCCATTAATCACAAATATCATACGTGATTATGATGTGATCGTTAATATTTTACAAGGGAAAATTTCTCACACCCAAAACGGATCATACGGTACATTATTCATTCACTTAGATGGGCAGGCTCCCGAGATAGAGAAAGCCATCGATTATATTCACTCACAGCAAGTCGGCGTGGAGGTGATCAGTAATGGCTGA
- a CDS encoding O-acetylhomoserine aminocarboxypropyltransferase/cysteine synthase family protein: MAENQKKYRFETLSVHGGLSPDPVTGARAVPIYQNNAYQFKNTEHAANLFSLAEPGYIYTRIHNPTTTVFEERVALLEGGVGALAVASGMAAITLAILNIAEAGDEIVSAANLYGGTYNLFAVTLPKYGINVKFVDGDDPENFRAAITEKTKAVFAETIGNPSLRVLDIEKVADVAHEAGVPLIIDNTFATPYLCRPIEYGADIVVHSATKWLLGNGTSTGGIIVDGGKFDWNSPKFPGFTTPDSSYHDLVYAEALGAIAYIIKARVQLLRDLGPALSPQNAFQFTLGLETLHVRMKEHVANTKEVVDYLENHPAVDWVSYPGHASHPDHELAKKYLPKGAGSMVVFGIKGGKEAGAKLIDSLSLWAHVANVGDAKSLIIHPASTTHQQLDAEGLKAAGVSEDLIRLSIGIENVEDLIEDLESAIEAATGLSSLKTNA; the protein is encoded by the coding sequence ATGGCAGAAAATCAAAAAAAGTATCGGTTTGAAACATTAAGTGTTCATGGAGGATTATCACCGGATCCGGTAACGGGTGCACGTGCGGTTCCAATCTATCAAAACAACGCCTATCAATTTAAAAATACTGAGCACGCAGCGAACCTATTCAGCTTAGCGGAGCCAGGTTACATATATACCCGGATTCACAATCCAACGACAACCGTTTTTGAAGAAAGGGTTGCATTATTAGAAGGCGGCGTCGGTGCACTTGCCGTTGCTAGCGGAATGGCGGCGATTACCCTTGCAATTTTAAATATTGCTGAAGCAGGGGATGAAATTGTTTCTGCCGCAAACCTTTATGGAGGAACCTACAATTTATTTGCCGTTACTCTTCCTAAATACGGAATCAATGTAAAATTTGTTGATGGGGATGATCCTGAAAACTTCCGTGCAGCGATTACGGAAAAAACAAAGGCCGTTTTTGCCGAAACGATTGGTAATCCAAGCTTGCGCGTCCTCGATATTGAAAAAGTAGCGGATGTTGCTCATGAGGCAGGCGTACCTTTAATCATTGACAATACCTTTGCGACGCCATATCTGTGCCGGCCAATTGAGTATGGTGCAGATATTGTCGTCCACTCGGCGACGAAATGGCTGTTAGGGAATGGAACGTCCACAGGCGGAATCATTGTTGACGGCGGTAAGTTTGATTGGAATTCACCGAAATTCCCAGGCTTCACAACTCCGGATTCCAGCTATCATGATTTGGTCTATGCTGAAGCACTTGGTGCAATTGCGTATATTATTAAAGCCCGCGTGCAGTTATTGCGTGACCTTGGCCCTGCCTTAAGTCCACAAAATGCCTTCCAATTTACTCTTGGACTTGAAACCCTTCATGTTCGGATGAAGGAGCATGTGGCCAATACGAAAGAAGTGGTCGATTATTTGGAAAATCATCCAGCAGTTGACTGGGTTTCCTACCCAGGGCATGCTTCACACCCTGACCATGAACTAGCAAAAAAATACTTACCAAAAGGTGCAGGTTCAATGGTCGTTTTCGGAATTAAGGGTGGTAAAGAAGCAGGAGCAAAACTAATTGATTCCTTATCACTTTGGGCGCATGTGGCCAATGTAGGCGATGCAAAAAGCTTGATCATTCACCCGGCAAGTACGACGCATCAGCAATTAGATGCGGAAGGACTAAAGGCTGCGGGTGTATCAGAGGATTTAATCCGTCTTTCGATTGGAATCGAAAATGTTGAGGACTTAATTGAGGATCTTGAATCTGCGATTGAAGCGGCAACAGGATTATCGTCATTGAAGACTAATGCCTAA
- a CDS encoding thioredoxin family protein translates to MNEWNRNELEAFLDDAESGLIYFYTPLCGTCQLASRMLQIVEELVTVKMGKLNLNFYPDIAVEFAIESVPCLLIVQGGKVKETLYAFHSVPYLLEKMKQHLN, encoded by the coding sequence ATGAATGAATGGAATCGAAATGAGCTGGAAGCTTTCCTCGATGATGCGGAAAGCGGGCTAATCTATTTTTATACACCACTCTGCGGTACCTGTCAGCTTGCATCTAGAATGCTGCAAATCGTGGAGGAGTTAGTTACCGTTAAAATGGGTAAATTGAACTTGAACTTTTATCCGGATATAGCGGTTGAGTTTGCGATTGAAAGTGTACCGTGCCTGTTAATTGTTCAAGGAGGCAAGGTGAAAGAAACCCTGTATGCGTTTCATTCCGTACCCTACTTGCTTGAAAAAATGAAACAACATTTAAACTAA
- the gcvH gene encoding glycine cleavage system protein GcvH has product MSTPKELRYSEEHEWVKVEGEKVRIGITDFAQHELGDIVFVELPEVGDELTADEPFGSVESVKTVSELYAPVSGKVVEVNEDLSDSPEFVNESPYEKAWMIVVELSDSSELDKLMTAEQYEEMTKED; this is encoded by the coding sequence ATGAGTACACCAAAAGAATTACGTTATTCAGAAGAACACGAGTGGGTAAAGGTTGAAGGGGAAAAGGTGCGCATTGGGATTACTGACTTTGCACAACATGAGTTAGGAGATATCGTTTTCGTTGAACTCCCAGAGGTTGGCGATGAATTAACAGCTGACGAGCCATTTGGCAGCGTTGAATCTGTAAAAACTGTTTCTGAGCTTTATGCACCAGTCAGCGGTAAAGTGGTAGAAGTGAATGAAGATCTAAGCGACAGCCCTGAATTCGTCAATGAATCACCATATGAAAAAGCCTGGATGATTGTCGTTGAACTTTCCGATTCTAGCGAGTTGGACAAGCTGATGACAGCTGAACAATACGAAGAAATGACAAAGGAAGACTAA
- a CDS encoding MFS transporter, with protein MAFYHNWAAQFKTYNRNIKLSFMANIFTQIGLGIFMVIYNFYIRKLGYTEAVNGQVIAMTSLATAIILVPAGLISDRYGRKKVFFYGILISGAVLLLRSIFSTQGVLIGLAFTSGLTMAFLQVSSIPWLAENSTADQRVNLFSLHFAFMTAANVVGNLLGGTLTDLFSFFVSDINSIRFTLIIGAIIYLIGIFPATKFNEPPKSKPTVKKTGSASWKNEGVRLIVLFAIAQLLIGFGAGLVIPYLNLYFADRFRASTTSIGLIISLGQAATALAMFIGPQVVKKVGDVRAVVYLQLASLPFLLLTAFTEHLWLAALGFLFRQALMNAGNPIQMSLMMSKVNDSMKGLANSVNQMVFNLGWAFMGPVSTGVVVKYGSYWGYAYVFTITATLYLIGSVYFFLVFKGFSVKKDLSATAKIS; from the coding sequence ATGGCCTTTTATCATAACTGGGCGGCGCAATTTAAAACGTATAATCGTAACATCAAGTTAAGCTTCATGGCTAATATTTTTACACAAATCGGCCTCGGTATTTTTATGGTAATTTATAATTTTTATATACGAAAACTCGGATACACAGAGGCGGTTAATGGCCAGGTCATTGCGATGACTTCGCTTGCCACAGCGATTATTTTAGTACCGGCAGGACTGATAAGTGACCGATACGGACGGAAAAAAGTGTTTTTTTATGGCATTTTGATCTCCGGTGCTGTATTACTTTTGCGGAGTATTTTTTCCACACAAGGAGTGCTTATCGGACTTGCTTTCACGAGCGGATTGACAATGGCTTTTCTGCAAGTATCTAGCATCCCATGGCTCGCGGAAAATTCGACGGCGGATCAAAGGGTGAATTTATTTAGTCTCCATTTCGCCTTTATGACTGCGGCAAATGTTGTAGGAAACCTGTTAGGCGGGACGTTAACGGACTTATTTTCCTTTTTTGTCAGTGATATCAATAGTATTCGTTTCACTTTGATTATTGGTGCTATCATTTATCTAATTGGTATCTTCCCAGCTACGAAATTCAACGAACCTCCGAAATCAAAACCAACCGTAAAAAAGACCGGTTCAGCCTCCTGGAAAAATGAAGGGGTGAGGTTGATCGTTTTATTTGCGATTGCCCAGCTATTGATTGGCTTCGGAGCAGGCCTTGTCATACCTTATCTTAACCTGTATTTTGCTGATCGCTTTCGTGCGTCCACCACATCTATCGGCTTAATCATCTCACTTGGGCAGGCGGCCACGGCCTTAGCGATGTTTATTGGGCCGCAAGTGGTCAAAAAAGTCGGCGACGTTAGGGCGGTAGTTTATTTGCAGCTGGCATCACTGCCATTCCTCTTACTAACTGCGTTTACAGAACATTTATGGCTGGCGGCACTTGGATTCTTGTTCCGTCAAGCGTTAATGAATGCTGGGAATCCGATTCAAATGTCGTTAATGATGTCGAAAGTTAACGACTCGATGAAGGGCCTCGCGAATTCCGTCAACCAAATGGTGTTTAATTTAGGGTGGGCGTTCATGGGGCCGGTTTCTACTGGGGTTGTTGTCAAATACGGCTCATATTGGGGCTATGCCTATGTTTTCACGATAACGGCAACTCTATATCTAATCGGTTCGGTCTATTTTTTCCTAGTTTTTAAAGGCTTTTCTGTTAAAAAAGATCTATCTGCAACAGCCAAAATTTCATAA
- a CDS encoding SCP2 sterol-binding domain-containing protein, whose amino-acid sequence MIEAVEAFLVKVKEQGHILPLIQQADVQINLQWAEQQSIQLIIKSGGICITHNPDFQQRKYMISGSPTAMIQLIEGTERLRVLEQQGQLKIIAPLRTILLLESIFFLTKAELAKII is encoded by the coding sequence ATGATCGAAGCGGTAGAAGCATTTCTAGTAAAAGTAAAAGAACAAGGGCATATCCTTCCCTTGATACAGCAGGCGGATGTACAAATCAATCTTCAATGGGCGGAACAACAAAGCATACAGCTGATCATAAAAAGCGGCGGCATCTGCATCACTCACAATCCTGACTTTCAACAAAGGAAATACATGATTAGCGGTTCCCCAACCGCAATGATACAGCTGATTGAAGGGACGGAAAGACTGCGGGTTCTTGAACAGCAGGGACAACTAAAAATCATCGCGCCATTAAGAACCATTCTTTTACTAGAATCAATCTTCTTTTTAACAAAAGCAGAGTTGGCAAAAATAATTTAA
- a CDS encoding toprim domain-containing protein — protein sequence MYDSYVDKVLIVEGKSDKNKVKSIVKEPVEIICTNGTISHTKLDELIDFLEDKDVYILVDADAAGEKLRKRFKREFPQAEHLYIDRMYREVATAPVHHLATVLLGANIDVHKEFLEMG from the coding sequence ATGTATGATTCGTATGTTGACAAAGTTCTTATTGTCGAAGGAAAATCGGATAAGAATAAGGTAAAGAGTATCGTAAAGGAACCGGTCGAAATCATTTGTACCAATGGGACGATAAGTCATACCAAATTGGATGAATTGATCGATTTTCTCGAAGATAAGGATGTCTATATCCTAGTTGATGCTGATGCCGCCGGTGAGAAGCTTCGCAAACGGTTTAAACGGGAGTTTCCGCAAGCGGAACATTTATATATTGATCGTATGTATCGCGAGGTAGCGACCGCGCCGGTGCACCACTTGGCGACCGTCCTTCTGGGAGCGAACATCGATGTTCATAAAGAGTTTTTAGAAATGGGATAA
- a CDS encoding arsenate reductase family protein, protein MSLTFYWYPKCGTCRNAKKWLDAHQLSYDEVHIVEQPPTREQLQAFYQKSGLELKKFFNTSGLKYRELGIKDKMKSATEDELLDLLASDGMLIKRPILTDGEHVTVGFKEEEYEKMWLK, encoded by the coding sequence ATGTCTCTGACTTTTTACTGGTATCCAAAGTGCGGCACTTGCCGGAACGCAAAGAAATGGCTGGATGCCCATCAGCTTTCCTATGATGAAGTACATATTGTTGAACAGCCCCCGACACGCGAACAGCTGCAGGCGTTTTATCAAAAAAGCGGCTTGGAATTAAAGAAATTTTTTAATACAAGCGGTTTAAAATATCGTGAATTAGGGATAAAAGATAAAATGAAATCTGCAACCGAGGATGAACTCCTTGATTTGCTGGCATCCGACGGGATGTTGATTAAAAGACCGATTTTAACGGATGGCGAGCATGTTACTGTCGGCTTTAAAGAAGAAGAGTATGAAAAAATGTGGCTTAAGTAA